A stretch of Sebastes fasciatus isolate fSebFas1 chromosome 19, fSebFas1.pri, whole genome shotgun sequence DNA encodes these proteins:
- the hwa gene encoding protein huluwa, translating into MSGISQSTPSGVTEGYPVTSLTLVVLLLIPCVVILLLLNCLFLGYKFLILSKKRGNKREEDAGLQREVRRGSDVVFPSLQDGDRRRAYMSLSEPVLHHPVTSSRASSRDELDHRIRLLRPDGATGSGYLRAPSTIRVASSSSPRLDLRSGWCKSAPVLPQSSDSDAETRVNLVPPNSPWETEHVGHLHRSSTYGMQTDVDPGVAVLVFDKVDMECDFTNQPSEASYLNTSAVGPGLDSDFGASAGVSLRILSADSDGLSNGVLASALEWDYYDPCYVRQNNVPKQKHHRPAVHTKQYWV; encoded by the exons ATGTCTGGGATAAGTCAGAGCACACCATCCGGTGTGACTGAGGGTTATCCAGTGACCAGCCTGACTTTAGTGGTCCTGTTGCTGATCCCCTGTGTGGTCATCCTGCTCCTGCTCAACTGCCTGTTCCTGGGCTACAAGTTCCTGATCCTGTCCAAGAAGAGGGGCaacaagagggaggaggacgCAGGACTGCAGAGAGAGGTCAGGAGGGGGTCAGACGTGGTTTTCCCCTCGCTGCAGGacggagacaggaggagagccTACATGTCTCTGTCTGAGCCTGTCCTGCACCATCCTGTCACCTCCTCCAGGGCTTCATCCAGGGACGAGCTGGATCACAGGATCCGGCTCCTGAGGCCAGATGGTGCCACCGGATCAGGGTACCTGAGGGCACCGAGCACCATCCGggttgcctcctcctcctctccgagACTCGACCTGCGCTCTGGGTGGTGCAAAAGCGCACCGGTTTTACCGCAGAGCAGTGATTCAGATGCTGAAACCAGAGTGAACCTAGTTCCGCCAAACTCTCCATGG GAGACAGAACATGTGGGTCATCTTCATCGGAGCAGTACTTACGGGATGCAAACAGATGTGGATCCAGGTGTTGCGGTGCTTGTGTTTGACAAAGTGGACATGGAGTGCGACTTCACCAACCAGCCTTCAGAGGCGTCCTATCTCAACACGTCTGCAGTGGGTCCTGGACTGGACAGCGACTTTGGTGCAAGTGCAG GTGTCTCCCTGCGGATCCTGTCAGCAGACAGTGACGGTCTGTCCAACGGCGTCCTGGCTTCAGCCCTGGAGTGGGATTATTACGACCCCTGCTACGTCAGACAGAACAATGTACCCAAACAGAAACACCACAGACCTGCAGTGCACACCAAACAGTACTGGGTGTAA
- the LOC141757862 gene encoding dnaJ homolog subfamily B member 5 — MSFSARTPASPDAHRGNGRTRGKLGHAAWEEERERIVEELPRCYLTENRRAARQQTVAAAAARSNRSSFSTRTATSSPTTLTTLYSTSLYSTLPTSTSSTMVLIWTQFGVKHKNVNVKCKVRVMHRGDSSGSASSADSAKSEQETPCLAIKPTGKDFYKVLGVSSDSNEDEIKKAYRKMALKFHPDKNSDADAEDKFKEIAEAYEILTDPKKRSIYDQFGEEGLKNGMSMAGQGNAFRNNFHTDPHATFSSFFHGSDHFDIFSGNDADVEEDLFNPFRRFPFSHVGGFSEGGLRRGQRRLQGDEVVHDLLVTLEDVMQGCTKHVKITRSRLNPDSRSLRSEEKVLNVVVKKGWKAGTKITFPREGDETPDNTPADVTFILRDQEHTQYKRDGSNIVFTAKITLKEALCGCTVNVPTLDNRMMPLPCSDVIKPGAVRRLRGEGLPMPKSPSQRGDLVVEFQVLFPDRIPPQSREIIKHSLAQC, encoded by the exons ATGAGCTTCTCAGCGAGGACACCGGCATCCCCTGATGCGCATCGAGGAAATGGGCGGACCCGGGGAAAGCTCGGTCACGCTGcgtgggaggaggagagagagaggatagtAGAGGAGCTGCCGCGGTGCTATTTAACAGAGAACCGGAGAGCAGCAAGACAACagacagtagcagcagcagcagcaaggagCAACCGGAGCAGTTTCAGCACCAGGACAGCGACTAGTAGCCCAACAACACTCactactctctactctacttcactctactctactctacctaccagcaccagcagcaccatGGTTCTCATCTGGACTCAGTTCGGTGTTAAGCACAAGAATGTTAATGTCAAGTGCAAAGTGCGAGTTATGCACAGAGGGGACAGCTCCGGATCAGCATCATCAGCT GATAGCGCCAAGTCTGAGCAGGAAACGCCCTGCCTGGCCATCAAACCCACCGGCAAGGACTTCTACAAAGTCCTGGGCGTCTCCTCCGACTCCAACGAAGACGAGATCAAGAAGGCCTACAGGAAGATGGCTCTCAAGTTCCACCCGGACAAGAACAGCGACGCGGACGCAGAAGACAAGTTCAAAGAGATCGCAGAGGCCTACGAGATCCTGACTGACCCCAAAAAGAGGAGCATCTATGACCAGTTTGGAGAAGAAG gTCTTAAAAATGGTATGTCAATGGCGGGCCAAGGCAACGCTTTCCGCAATAACTTCCACACCGACCCCCACGccaccttctcctccttcttccacGGCTCCGACCACTTTGACATCTTCTCCGGCAACGACGCCGACGTCGAAGAAGACCTCTTCAACCCCTTCAGGCGCTTCCCCTTCAGCCACGTGGGCGGGTTCTCCGAGGGCGGCTTGCGGAGGGGCCAGCGGCGGCTGCAGGGCGACGAGGTGGTGCACGACCTGCTGGTGACCCTGGAGGATGTGATGCAGGGCTGCACCAAGCACGTCAAAATCACCCGCAGCCGCCTCAACCCGGACAGCCGAAGCCTGCGCTCCGAGGAGAAGGTGCTGAACGTGGTGGTGAAGAAAGGCTGGAAAGCGGGGACCAAGATCACCTTCCCCAGGGAGGGAGACGAGACGCCCGACAACACCCCGGCGGACGTCACCTTCATTCTCAGGGACCAGGAGCACACGCAGTACAAGAGGGACGGCTCCAACATCGTCTTCACCGCCAAGATCACCCTCAAGGAG GCTCTCTGCGGCTGCACAGTTAACGTCCCAACACTCGACAACCGGATGATGCCTCTACCATGCAGCGATGTTATCAAACCAGGTGCCGTGCGGCGGCTTCGTGGCGAAGGTCTGCCCATGCCCAAGAGCCCGTCCCAACGTGGCGACTTGGTGGTGGAGTTCCAGGTGCTCTTCCCCGACAGGATCCCGCCACAGTCCCGCGAGATCATCAAGCACAGCCTGGCCCAGTGCTAG